One genomic window of Megachile rotundata isolate GNS110a chromosome 12, iyMegRotu1, whole genome shotgun sequence includes the following:
- the Ca-alpha1D gene encoding ca[2+]-channel protein alpha[[1]] subunit D isoform X3, producing the protein MSAGGDGGSGLGPPELPGAQPTAATPPILGQHRNPQTAQDGQPATAQSQTGQTFGTSTGAAKSATKRPARRGGKPPPDRPVRALFCLTLKNPVRKMCIDVVEWKPFEWLILMTIFANCVALAVYTPYPFGDSNLTNQYLEKIEYIFLVIFTVECVMKIIAYGFVAHPGAYLRNGWNMLDFSIVVIGMVSTVLSILMKEGFDVKALRAFRVLRPLRLVSGVPSLQVVLNSILRAMIPLLHIALLVLFVIIIYAIIGLELFSGKMHKTCRHNVTDAIMEGPVPCGPGGFQCEKVGPEYHCSKRFWEGPNWGITNFDNFGLAMLTVFQCVTLEGWTDVLYSIEDAMGSSWQWIYFISMVILGAFFVMNLILGVLSGEFSKEREKAKARGDFHKLREKQQIEDDLRGYLDWITQAEDIEPETDEPKMQDGKSKQQSEMESTDQLEGDEEGVQQESVWRRKKRDFDRVNRRMRRACRKAVKSQVFYWLIIVLVFLNTGVLATEHYNQPHWLDDFQEITNMFFIALFSMEMMLKMYSLGFQGYFVSLFNRFDCFVVIGSITEMILTNTQVMPPLGVSVLRCVRLLRVFKVTKYWKSLSNLVASLLNSIQSIASLLLLLFLFIVIFALLGMQVFGGKFNFSELQDKPRHNFDSFWQSLLTVFQILTGEDWNAVMYDGIRAYGGVASFGMLACFYFIILFICGNYILLNVFLAIAVDNLADAESLTAIEKEAEEEAKKNKSHSASPARDEESGEQGDGGEGTGGEDEGGGTDLEHDPNETMEDYEAALDTETSEKSEDTNTHAKVRLNIDESDEEVEEEEEVEQNEMHDDGTEQGVSARPRRMSEFNMATKKQPIPPASAFFIFSQTNRVRVFCHWLCNHSYFGNVILVCIMISSAMLAAEDPLRASSYRNQILLNFDYFFTTVFTIEIWLKMISYGFIIHDGAFCRSAFNLLDLLVVCSSLISMSFSSGAFSVVKVLRVLRVLRPLRAINRAKGLKHVVQCVIVAVKTIGNIVLVTSLLQFVFAVIGVQLFKYVVKCVIVAIKTIGNIMLVTYLLQFMFAVIGVQLFKGKFFSCSDASKMTKDECQGTYLEFENGNINKPVMKERTWGQNRFHFDDVAKAMLTLFTVSTFEGWPSLLDVSIDSNKEDHGPIHNFRPIVAAYYIIYIIIIAFFMVNIFVGFVIVTFQNEGEQEYKNCELDKNQRNCIEFALKAKPVRRYIPKHRIQYKVWWFVTSQPFEYTIFTLIMINTVTLAMKFYRQPEIYTEALDVLNMIFTAVFALEFIFKLAAFRFKNYFGDAWNVFDFIIVLGSFIDIVYSEVNPGSTIISINFFRLFRVMRLVKLLSRGEGIRTLLWTFIKSFQALPYVALLIIMLFFIYAVIGMQVFGKIAIDDETSINRNNNFQSFPQAVLVLFRSATGEAWQEIMMDCSAQPGVVKCDPKSDEESNQNGCGSDIAFPYFISFYVLCSFLIINLFVAVIMDNFDYLTRDWSILGPHHLDEFIRLWSEYDPDAKGRIKHLDVVTLLRKISPPLGFGKLCPHRVACKRLVSMNMPLNSDGTVLFNATLFAVVRTSLRIKTEGNIDDANAELREVIKKIWKRTSPKLLDQVVPPPGGDDEVTVGKFYATFLIQDYFRRFKKRKEQEMKDGDKECHNTVTLQAGLRTLHEAGPELKRAISGNLEELLDDNPEPMHRRNHSLFGSVWSSMRKGHHGFNRARSLKVNSTTKASPTNSIDFLPYSSLQRTVGPDAPNQITARSHQVVPNVAGGLSDSAMNQMGIDAKLTGIEESIPLRPLAAFGNPVQQQSTYHPSYKMVDSVQDGIERRQLTPPTPPPRRNPASSVAPVTATAIVQLSSSKSASATPSIATCTNTSTATTSPSSNGTSSSNGTRCYYSYATRPCCVDCAVWSNHAAIDHEDGNSSTGSEFSESDESAGSEGSEEAGSEGGEEDGTDNGKAGAGPGIGGGEAGGTGGGGGGDGGRKGGDDSGESSSWSDSEKCGRRGGSLRLEFGVASRSRARGRRGPSSLVGKSAPSSFRKRDANNGGGRSSSSTTSASTGFAQSVANGLKLARTRAIAVAGFLADVDDSRHDRVCASCLSHRAYQGRERLSHSLPGSPADRKPNFEVIGSAESLVGRVLVEQGLGKYCDPEFVRYTSREMQEALDMTREEMDRAAHQLLLQERRGQPLSYQLQQGADQPWTLPGYQQMPQPTGIGYQPLQEQQPTGPRQYRTYYRGTGSGQDPSPDASGQHHQPPPS; encoded by the exons GAAAAAATAGAGTATATATTTCTTGTGATTTTTACGGTCGAGTGCGTGATGAAGATCATCGCTTACGGTTTCGTCGCTCATCCTGGAGCTTATCTTCGGAACGGATGGAACATGTTAGATTTTTCGATAGTAGTCATAGG AATGGTGAGCACGGTGTTGTCGATACTAATGAAAGAAGGTTTCGACGTGAAAGCGCTGAGGGCTTTTCGAGTGTTGCGACCTCTTAGGCTGGTTTCTGGAGTACCGA GTCTTCAAGTGGTCTTAAACTCTATTTTGAGAGCGATGATACCCCTTCTACATATCGCTCTACTCGTTCTCTTCGTCATCATTATTTACGCTATCATCGGCCTCGAGCTGTTCTCTGGCAAAATGCATAAAACTTGCAGGCATAACGTAACCG ACGCGATAATGGAAGGCCCAGTTCCTTGCGGACCCGGTGGCTTCCAATGCGAGAAGGTCGGGCCCGAATATCACTGTAGCAAACGGTTTTGGGAGGGCCCGAACTGGGGTATCACGAATTTCGACAACTTTGGCCTTGCCATGTTGACGGTCTTCCAATGCGTCACGCTCGAGGGTTGGACGGACGTACTGTACAGC ATCGAAGACGCGATGGGAAGTTCGTGGCAATGGATctatttcatttctatggtcATACTTGGAGCTTTCTTCGTGATGAATCTGATTCTCGGTGTGTTGTCCGG CGAGTTCTCTaaggagagagagaaagcgaaaGCGAGAGGCGACTTCCACAAACTCAGGGAGAAGCAACAAATCGAAGACGATCTGAGGGGGTATCTGGATTGGATCACGCAAGCCGAGGACATCGAGCCGGAAACGGACGAGCCGAAAATGCAGGACGGGAAAT CGAAACAGCAAAGCGAGATGGAGAGCACGGATCAATTGGAGGGTGACGAGGAAGGGGTTCAACAAGAGTCCGTGTGGAGAAGAAAAAAGCGCGACTTCGACAG AGTGAACAGGAGAATGAGGAGGGCCTGTAGAAAAGCCGTCAAGTCGCAGGTTTTCTACTGGTTGATCATAGTATTGGTTTTTTTGAACACCGGAGTTCTGGCGACCGAGCATTACAATCAGCCGCATTGGTTGGACGACTTTCAAG AAATCACAAACATGTTTTTTATCGCGCTCTTCTCCATGGAGATGATGTTGAAGATGTACAGTTTAGGATTTCAA GGTTACTTTGTCTCGCTGTTTAATCGTTTCGATTGCTTCGTGGTGATCGGCTCGATCACCGAGATGATCCTCACGAACACGCAGGTGATGCCGCCTCTGGGCGTCTCCGTACTTCGTTGCGTCCGGTTACTCAGGGTATTCAAAGTGACGAA ATATTGGAAGTCGCTGTCGAATCTGGTGGCTTCTCTCCTGAACTCGATACAATCGATCGCGTCGTTGTTGCTTCTACTCTTCCTGTTTATCGTGATTTTTGCCCTGCTAGGCATGCAG GTGTTCGGTGGAAAGTTCAATTTTAGCGAGTTACAGGACAAGCCTCGTCACAATTTCGACAGTTTCTGGCAAAGTTTGTTGACCGTGTTTCAA ATACTGACAGGCGAGGATTGGAACGCCGTGATGTACGACGGTATCAGAGCTTACGGAGGTGTAGCCAGCTTCGGCATGCTTGCTTGTTTTTATTTCATCATTCTTTTTATATGCGGTAACT ATATTCTACTGAACGTCTTCTTGGCCATCGCCGTCGATAACCTCGCGGACGCCGAGTCGTTGACTGCCATCGAAAAGGAAGCCGAAGAAGAG GCCAAAAAGAATAAATCTCACAGCGCGTCGCCGGCCAGGGACGAAGAGAGCGGAGAACAGGGCGATGGTGGCGAAGGCACAGGCGGAGAAGACGAAGGTGGTGGCACGGATTTGGAACACGATCCGAACGAGACGATGGAAGATTACGAGGCAGCTTTGGACACGGAAAC GTCGGAAAAGAGCGAAGATACGAATACTCACGCGAAAGTGCGGCTGAACATAGACGAGTCCGACGAAGAGGTGGAGGAAGAGGAGGAAGTCGAACAAAACGAGATGCACG ACGACGGCACGGAACAAGGGGTGTCGGCTAGACCACGAAGAATGTCGGAGTTTAACATGGCCACGAAGAAACAACCGATTCCCCCTGCTTCGgcttttttcattttctcccAAACGAACAG AGTTCGAGTGTTTTGTCACTGGCTCTGCAATCATAGCTATTTCGGCAACGTGATTCTCGTGTGCATCATGATATCGTCGGCCATGTTAGCCGCCGAAGATCCATTGAGGGCTTCGTCTTATAGGAATCAG ATATTATTGAATTTCGACTATTTTTTCACCACAGTGTTTACGATCGAGATCTGGCTGAAAATGATCTCGTACGGTTTTATCATACACGACGGCGCTTTCTGTCGATCGGCGTTTAATTTGCTCGACCTGTTGGTCGTTTGTTCTTCTCTCATTTCTATGTCTTTCAG CTCCGGTGCATTTTCCGTGGTAAAAGTGCTTCGAGTGTTGCGCGTCCTGAGGCCTCTGCGCGCCATCAATCGTGCCAAGGGATTAAAG CACGTAGTACAGTGCGTCATCGTAGCGGTAAAGACTATCGGAAACATAGTCCTCGTCACCAGCCTCCTGCAGTTCGTGTTCGCCGTCATTGGCGTACAACTGTTCAAG TACGTAGTGAAGTGTGTGATTGTCGCCATTAAAACGATCGGCAACATTATGTTGGTCACCTATCTCCTTCAGTTCATGTTCGCTGTTATCGGGGTACAGCTGTTTAAG GGTAAATTTTTCTCTTGTTCCGATGCATCGAAAATGACGAAGGACGAATGTCa GGGTACCTACCTAGAATTCGAAAACGGTAATATCAATAAGCCGGTGATGAAGGAGAGAACTTGGGGCCAGAATCGTTTCCATTTCGACGACGTGGCGAAGGCGATGCTCACGCTTTTCACCGTATCCACGTTCGAAGGCTGGCCTTC ATTGCTAGACGTGTCGATCGACTCTAACAAGGAGGATCACGGACCAATTCATAATTTTCGACCGATAGTGGCCGCGTACTACATCATTTACATCATTATCATAGCATTCTTCATGGTGAACATCTTCGTTGGTTTCGTTATTGTCACTTTCCAGAACGAGGGTGAGCAAGAGTACAAAAACTGCGAGCTCGATAAAAATCAG CGGAACTGCATCGAGTTCGCGTTAAAGGCTAAACCGGTGAGACGATACATACCGAAGCATCGAATACAGTACAAAGTGTGGTGGTTCGTCACCTCGCAGCCGTTCGAGTATACGATTTTCACCCTGATCATGATCAATACCGTCACGTTAGCGATGAAGTTTTACCGGCAACCGGAAATCTACACGGAAGCGTTGGACGTTCTCAACATGATCTTCACCGCGGTCTTTGCCCTCGAGTTTATCTTCAAGCTAGCGGCGTTTCGATTCAAG AATTACTTCGGCGATGCTTGGAACGTGTTCGACTTCATAATCGTGCTCGGAAGTTTCATCGACATCGTCTATTCGGAAGTGAAC CCCGGCTCGACCATCATTTCCATCAACTTTTTTCGGCTGTTCCGCGTAATGAGATTGGTCAAGTTGCTAAGCAGAGGGGAAGGTATCAGAACGCTTCTCTGGACATTCATAAAATCGTTTCAAGCTCTGCCGTACGTAGCCCTACTCATCATAATGTTGTTCTTCATTTACGCCGTGATAGGAATGCAG GTGTTTGGAAAAATCGCTATCGACGACGAGACATCGATAAACCGGAACAATAATTTCCAGTCGTTCCCGCAAGCGGTATTGGTCTTGTTTCGATCGGCTACAG GAGAGGCTTGGCAAGAGATCATGATGGACTGCTCGGCGCAACCGGGCGTAGTGAAGTGCGATCCGAAGAGCGACGAAGAATCCAATCAGAATGGCTGTGGATCCGACATTGCATTTCCCTACTTTATATCTTTCTACGTTTTATGCTCTTTCCTC ATCATCAATCTCTTCGTCGCCGTGATCATGGACAATTTCGATTACTTGACGAGGGATTGGTCCATCCTGGGTCCGCACCATTTGGACGAGTTCATTCGCCTCTGGTCAGAGTACGATCCCGACGCGAAAGGCCGTATCAAGCATCTGGACGTGGTCACTCTTCTCCGAAAGATATCACCGCCCCTAGGTTTCGGTAAACTCTGTCCTCACCGAGTCGCGTGCAAA AGGCTGGTCTCCATGAACATGCCGTTGAACAGCGACGGCACGGTTTTGTTCAACGCGACTCTGTTCGCCGTGGTGAGAACTTCGCTGCGAATCAAGACCGAGGGAAATATCGACGACGCGAACGCCGAGCTCAGAGAAGTGATCAAGAAGATCTGGAAAAGGACTAGTCCGAAACTGTTGGATCAAGTAGTGCCGCCACCAGGAG GCGACGACGAAGTAACCGTCGGTAAATTCTACGCCACTTTCCTCATTCAGGACTACTTCCGAAGGTTCAAAAAACGCAAAGAACAAGAGATGAAAGACGGAGATAAAGAATGCCACAATACCGTAACGCTACAG GCCGGTCTTCGAACCTTGCACGAAGCTGGACCCGAGCTGAAGAGAGCCATCTCCGGTAACCTGGAGGAACTTTTGGACGACAATCCGGAACCTATGCACAGG agAAATCATTCGCTGTTCGGAAGCGTCTGGTCGAGCATGAGAAAAGGACATCACGGTTTCAATCGAGCCAGGTCGCTGAAAGTAAACTCGACGACTAAG GCATCTCCGACGAATTCCATCGATTTCCTGCCATACTCGTCGCTTCAGAGAACCGTCGGTCCCGATGCACCGAATCAGATAACCGCGAGGTCGCATCAAGTCGTGCCAAACGTAGCAGG TGGTTTGAGCGACAGCGCGATGAATCAGATGGGTATCGACGCGAAACTCACCGGTATCGAGGAGAGCATTCCTCTGAGACCATTGGCCGCGTTCGGAAATCCCGTCCAGCAACAATCAACCTATCATCCATCTTACAAAATGGTCGA CAGTGTTCAGGACGGAATCGAGCGGCGGCAGCTGACCCCACCGACACCACCGCCACGAAGGAATCCAGCCTCGTCCGTCGCACCGGTCACTGCAACGGCCATCGTGCAACTCTCGTCCAGCAAGTCAGCCAGCGCAACGCCGTCGATCGCCACGTGCACGAACACCTCGACCGCCACGACCAGCCCGAGCTCCAACGGGACCTCTTCCTCCAACGGGACCCGTTGCTATTATTCCTACGCGACTCGGCCATGCTGCGTCGATTGTGCCGTCTGGAGTAATCACG CCGCCATAGATCACGAGGATGGGAATTCGTCGACGGGAAGCGAGTTCAGCGAGTCGGATGAGTCGGCAGGGTCGGAAGGATCGGAAGAAGCAGGTTCGGAAGGGGGCGAAGAGGATGGAACGGATAACGGAAAGGCAGGAGCAGGGCCAGGGATCGGCGGCGGGGAGGCGGGCGGTACAGGAGGAGGCGGAGGAGGAGATGGAGGAAGGAAAGGAGGAGACGACTCGGGAGAGTCTAGCAGTTGGAGCGACTCGGAAAAGTGTGGACGTCGAGGAGGATCGTTGAGGCTGGAGTTCGGCGTGGCGTCTCGGTCTCGTGCTCGTGGCCGACGCGGGCCGAGCTCGTTGGTCGGCAAATCGGCGCCGTCCAGTTTCCGAAAACGCGACGCCAACAACGGCGGTGGTCGATCGAGCAGTTCGACTACGTCCGCGAGTACCGGATTCGCGCAGAGCGTCGCCAACGGGCTGAAACTCGCTCGAACACGGGCAATCGCAGTTGCCGGCTTCCTCGCCGACGTCGACGACTCGCGCCACGATCGCGTCTGCGCCTCCTGTCTGTCGCATCGGGCTTACCAAGGCAGAG AGCGCCTGTCCCACAGTTTGCCGGGCAGTCCCGCGGACCGGAAGCCCAACTTCGAGGTGATCGGAAGCGCCGAGAGTTTGGTTGGTCGG GTTCTCGTGGAACAAGGACTTGGTAAATACTGCGACCCGGAGTTCGTCAGATACACGTCGCGAGAGATGCAAGAAGCGCTCGACATGACGCGCGAGGAGATGGATCGCGCGGCTCATCAGTTGCTTCTTCAAGAACGCCGAGGTCAACCGCTCAGCTACCAGTTACAGCAAGGCGCGGACCAACCGTGGACGCTACCGGGTTATCAACAGATGCCGCAGCCGACGGGTATCGGCTATCAACCGCTGCAAGAGCAACAGCCTACCGGTCCACGACAGTACCGAACGTATTATCGAGGCACAGGTAGCGGCCAAGACCCGTCGCCGGACGCGTCCGGACAACACCACCAACCGCCGCCGTCTTAA